In Tolypothrix sp. NIES-4075, one DNA window encodes the following:
- a CDS encoding DUF4417 domain-containing protein, giving the protein MIELVLKTYKSILSFVVKNQIRSESPEGNLKTPVDLLWFVLEFAITFEKVFGAIALKLLPPCYWESDNEWRIPLLDLSMSPAALPLPFIPWGSQSQSRLMRGTWHCYVEDFKFEGLWNNPEKLLTSKPLCVVEPNFSIPWDAPGAIALYQIYRKRHCARYWQAQGIFTLVDLNVDYAHESLNLLGVPKGWAAYCTRGSCWDEEILKHQWAIAQNHSGKEKPLFVVYAGGKKVESLCRHEGWQYFDTYRGSMTYRGSVSG; this is encoded by the coding sequence ATGATTGAACTTGTTCTAAAAACTTATAAATCAATCTTATCATTTGTTGTTAAAAATCAGATCCGATCTGAGTCGCCGGAAGGGAATTTAAAAACCCCGGTAGATTTGCTCTGGTTTGTGTTGGAATTTGCGATTACTTTTGAAAAAGTTTTTGGAGCGATCGCTTTGAAATTGTTACCACCTTGTTACTGGGAATCTGATAATGAGTGGCGAATTCCTCTTCTTGATTTGTCTATGTCTCCTGCCGCGCTGCCTCTTCCCTTTATTCCTTGGGGTTCTCAGTCTCAGTCTCGATTGATGCGCGGAACCTGGCACTGTTACGTAGAAGATTTTAAGTTTGAGGGATTGTGGAATAATCCGGAAAAATTATTGACAAGCAAGCCTTTATGTGTAGTTGAACCAAATTTTTCAATACCGTGGGATGCTCCTGGAGCGATCGCTCTCTACCAAATTTACAGAAAGCGCCATTGTGCTAGATATTGGCAAGCCCAGGGAATTTTTACTTTAGTTGACCTAAATGTTGATTATGCTCACGAAAGCTTGAATTTACTCGGTGTCCCGAAAGGATGGGCTGCTTATTGCACTCGTGGCAGTTGTTGGGACGAGGAAATTTTAAAACATCAATGGGCGATCGCTCAAAATCACAGTGGAAAAGAAAAGCCTTTATTTGTGGTTTACGCCGGCGGGAAAAAAGTAGAGTCTTTGTGCAGACATGAGGGCTGGCAATATTTTGACACTTATCGAGGTTCGATGACTTATAGGGGATCTGTCAGTGGGTAA
- a CDS encoding Precorrin-3B methylase, with product MAKQDSPLNEEALIKEVCRLIRVARSYWDAHNNAACRGERDRALALYNTLNKKQKERIPQVLRVWLRYRSEKYFGAHRTPPKSARKPK from the coding sequence ATGGCAAAGCAGGACTCTCCACTGAATGAAGAAGCACTAATTAAAGAAGTGTGTCGGCTCATTCGAGTAGCCCGTAGCTATTGGGATGCTCATAACAACGCTGCCTGTCGGGGTGAACGCGATCGCGCATTAGCTCTTTACAACACCTTGAATAAAAAACAGAAAGAGCGGATTCCGCAAGTATTGCGGGTGTGGCTGCGCTACCGTAGTGAGAAATACTTCGGCGCTCACCGAACGCCGCCCAAGTCGGCACGAAAACCAAAATAG
- a CDS encoding thermonuclease family protein yields MKIQFTYLIPIFTAIACSPVSSKNIPVPAISEEWTVLNVHDGDTLKARQGNRTQSFRFCGIDAPELNQPLGKESREKLRSLVLSSKNKVMISEVEKDRYGRIVAEIFTTSPSGEKFLNEELVSSGLAYHYAQYSSSCPNKGAIVSAEIIAKNQHAGVWSGNYQKPWEYRKAQRNR; encoded by the coding sequence GTGAAAATACAATTCACGTACCTTATACCAATATTTACAGCGATCGCATGTTCTCCAGTTTCCTCTAAGAATATTCCTGTACCAGCCATTTCAGAAGAATGGACGGTACTAAATGTACACGATGGTGATACGCTAAAAGCACGGCAAGGAAACCGTACCCAAAGCTTTAGATTCTGCGGAATCGATGCACCGGAGTTAAATCAACCACTAGGCAAAGAATCTAGAGAGAAACTGCGATCGCTTGTCCTTTCCTCTAAGAATAAGGTGATGATTTCTGAGGTTGAAAAGGATCGTTATGGTCGGATTGTGGCGGAGATATTTACAACTTCACCGTCAGGAGAGAAGTTTCTAAATGAAGAGTTGGTAAGCAGTGGGCTAGCTTATCACTATGCTCAGTACTCAAGTAGCTGCCCTAATAAAGGTGCGATAGTTTCTGCTGAGATTATTGCTAAAAATCAGCACGCAGGCGTATGGAGTGGGAACTATCAAAAGCCGTGGGAATATAGAAAAGCACAGCGCAATCGATAG
- a CDS encoding metal-dependent hydrolase codes for MLGITHTAIALTGAVCITGSVDLSVLLLAGMGSQIPDLDTTKSWIGKALYPLAKFLEERFPHRSATHSIFLSLAIALITLPTLWLYGWQLWIAAPLGHLLSCFSDCSTKLGCQFFYPINKDNWVIGLNPRNRIETGKTADYAILATTVCIGAIAFYLITGGGGIGAWATRTLFPTERTAIELLQQEDQKAIAVFVEGTRRVDGTKVSQKFWAIGASGGTLISRSSEGQILRIGQGGEVVPKRVNTLPERLAMKIRRQRIEEAEAREWINSLSPGALIVGNLEIEDAAEISLPIPAPGVMPVVSKSGIGISLDHASPSDLTSIEEFFIVSGEVLIKEL; via the coding sequence ATGCTTGGCATAACCCACACAGCGATCGCTCTTACCGGGGCAGTTTGCATAACTGGCAGTGTTGACCTTTCTGTGCTACTTTTAGCCGGGATGGGGTCACAGATTCCAGACCTTGATACCACCAAAAGCTGGATCGGCAAAGCACTGTATCCTTTGGCGAAATTCTTAGAGGAAAGATTTCCACACCGCAGCGCTACACACTCTATATTTTTGAGTTTAGCGATCGCACTTATTACCCTTCCTACACTCTGGCTGTACGGATGGCAGTTATGGATTGCTGCACCATTGGGACATCTATTAAGCTGCTTTTCCGACTGTTCCACCAAGCTTGGATGCCAGTTTTTCTACCCAATTAATAAAGACAATTGGGTGATAGGATTAAACCCCAGAAATCGCATAGAAACAGGCAAGACAGCAGATTATGCCATACTTGCAACCACAGTTTGTATAGGAGCGATCGCTTTTTACTTAATCACCGGCGGCGGCGGAATTGGAGCATGGGCAACTCGCACTTTATTCCCCACAGAAAGAACAGCAATAGAACTTTTGCAGCAAGAAGACCAGAAAGCGATCGCTGTGTTTGTAGAGGGGACACGCAGAGTTGATGGGACGAAAGTTTCGCAGAAGTTCTGGGCAATTGGGGCAAGTGGAGGAACGCTAATCAGTCGCTCTAGTGAAGGGCAAATACTGAGAATTGGTCAAGGGGGGGAGGTTGTACCAAAGCGCGTAAACACCCTACCTGAAAGACTAGCCATGAAAATACGCCGCCAGCGGATAGAGGAAGCAGAGGCGAGAGAATGGATAAATTCGCTTTCACCAGGGGCGCTAATAGTCGGAAACTTAGAGATAGAAGATGCAGCAGAAATAAGTTTACCAATTCCTGCACCAGGAGTAATGCCAGTAGTCAGCAAATCTGGAATAGGAATAAGTTTAGACCACGCCTCGCCATCAGACTTAACTTCTATAGAAGAGTTTTTTATTGTCAGCGGTGAAGTGCTGATTAAAGAACTATGA
- a CDS encoding AAA family ATPase, protein MERGRSLCVTGEAGAGKTHLAKLVIERLPNCVYGVYKGDNTKTLQMIAEGLDIDTYQITDEGDRGKDLTAKQLKEEITLNLGSKILICDRAHKWTASLKGWLEDLHEDGKTLLLLGDRRDLEGVLFKVPRIQLQPLEEQQIRTLIWNKAVETGVLINPTKVAELASRAGGNPLLAQRMVLELQQGVDATNTQDGGNYRDITPFLMVIAGLVGAVRFIGMATGDIRLRILGGVAITVFFSLRSLRLLFPKENRR, encoded by the coding sequence TTGGAACGAGGGCGATCGCTATGTGTAACTGGTGAGGCAGGAGCAGGAAAAACTCACCTAGCAAAGCTGGTGATTGAGAGACTACCTAACTGTGTTTATGGCGTGTACAAAGGAGATAACACAAAGACACTACAAATGATCGCAGAAGGACTAGACATTGATACTTACCAAATCACTGATGAAGGAGACAGGGGGAAAGACCTAACTGCAAAGCAGCTAAAAGAGGAAATCACGCTTAATTTAGGAAGCAAGATTTTAATATGCGATCGCGCTCACAAATGGACTGCCTCCCTTAAAGGTTGGCTGGAAGATTTGCACGAAGACGGAAAGACCCTACTTTTATTGGGAGACAGACGCGACCTTGAAGGAGTATTGTTTAAAGTCCCTCGCATCCAGTTGCAACCATTGGAAGAGCAGCAAATCAGAACTTTAATCTGGAATAAAGCCGTAGAAACAGGGGTGTTAATAAACCCTACCAAAGTGGCAGAGTTAGCATCACGCGCCGGAGGTAATCCACTTTTAGCGCAGCGTATGGTTTTAGAGTTACAACAGGGTGTAGATGCAACTAACACGCAAGACGGTGGTAACTATCGCGACATTACACCGTTTTTAATGGTGATTGCTGGACTGGTAGGAGCAGTACGTTTTATCGGCATGGCAACTGGAGACATCAGACTGAGAATTCTAGGAGGAGTTGCAATTACAGTGTTTTTCTCACTGCGATCGCTCCGTTTACTCTTTCCCAAGGAGAATAGACGCTAA
- a CDS encoding DNA-binding protein, producing the protein MNEELERNQNENCTENDGNKEVQAELSLKEKVFLACDNMHFAGEKITRATVRERTGGSDRDLSRYIAEWRESKALTVQNQDNNAIASPTLQNAEGTVSSKNVVQSAQESGYSNTPNDDIAQIARRAAERAAALIVGENAVVAHLLENPDQLPADLKQQIEAYKSRTNTVINQRQEQYNPDFFAQAAIAQFQ; encoded by the coding sequence ATGAACGAAGAATTAGAGCGCAACCAAAACGAAAACTGTACCGAAAACGATGGAAATAAAGAGGTACAAGCTGAGTTAAGTTTAAAAGAAAAAGTTTTTTTAGCCTGCGATAATATGCATTTTGCAGGGGAGAAAATCACACGCGCCACGGTACGGGAGCGTACCGGGGGAAGTGATAGAGACTTATCAAGGTACATCGCGGAGTGGAGAGAATCTAAGGCACTAACGGTACAAAATCAAGACAACAACGCGATCGCTTCACCAACTTTGCAGAACGCTGAAGGTACAGTTTCCTCTAAGAATGTGGTACAGAGTGCTCAAGAATCCGGATACTCAAATACTCCTAACGACGACATAGCGCAAATTGCACGACGCGCAGCCGAACGAGCAGCGGCTTTAATAGTAGGAGAAAACGCGGTAGTAGCACACTTACTGGAAAATCCAGACCAATTACCAGCCGATTTAAAACAGCAGATAGAGGCTTATAAATCCAGAACCAATACTGTTATTAACCAACGCCAGGAGCAGTACAATCCCGATTTTTTCGCCCAGGCAGCGATCGCCCAGTTCCAATAA
- a CDS encoding ATP-binding protein, which yields MDLNGNGSDDINLLTQFKEYAVLHPQLARVDMLLMRAIREPAGFAHVLVYGPSGVGKTTMIRQIARRLNAPHSEDSVSNDSSYRNGYAPQLPLLLIETRPPDSGVFNRTDYYRTALKLLDEPFYERRSIVDIDTSEAWEKKGRGRSSKTSQFNDSPELRHALEEAMTKRGVRAVILDEAQHLMKIGTGSNAGKLLDQLDWIKSMTNVTGVLHILIGTYELLNFRNLSGQASRRGLDIHFPRYLYQNEQDRLDFQAALLALLKQVPLNTNIPELMQHWLYFYEHSIGCLGVLKDWLIRTVAAALDDRNEALTLKQLHEHTLTLAQCERMAIEATEGEQKLSYMESRREHLWHLLQIGMGSTDVPTSAVPPETSFVGSEITSSKTESSPKAKRTRKKPNVPAPQEFTTTTANDIPIEPAPKKKQTRKKTTSTPDLEITEMPLSNSSSDQNSITQDTQQQTDKSHQKKSGTRVGQRKPKRDTVGHESQSPT from the coding sequence ATGGATTTAAACGGGAACGGGAGTGATGACATCAACTTACTTACTCAATTTAAGGAGTATGCAGTTTTACATCCACAGTTAGCACGGGTAGATATGCTGCTCATGCGTGCGATTCGAGAACCTGCCGGATTTGCTCATGTGTTGGTTTATGGGCCAAGTGGTGTGGGCAAGACGACAATGATACGGCAAATTGCTCGACGTTTAAATGCTCCTCACAGTGAGGATTCTGTATCAAATGACTCAAGCTACCGCAACGGTTATGCACCTCAATTACCTCTTTTGCTCATAGAGACACGTCCACCTGATAGTGGCGTGTTTAATCGAACTGACTATTACCGGACTGCGCTAAAGCTTTTGGACGAGCCATTCTACGAGCGTCGTAGCATTGTAGACATCGATACGTCGGAGGCATGGGAGAAAAAAGGGCGTGGACGTAGTAGCAAGACTTCCCAGTTTAATGATTCTCCAGAACTGCGCCACGCATTAGAAGAAGCGATGACCAAACGTGGTGTACGCGCGGTTATCCTCGATGAAGCGCAACATTTAATGAAGATTGGGACTGGAAGTAATGCTGGTAAGCTTTTAGATCAGTTGGACTGGATTAAATCCATGACGAATGTTACGGGTGTGCTACACATCCTGATTGGTACTTACGAACTGTTAAATTTCCGGAATTTAAGTGGTCAAGCATCCCGGCGCGGTCTGGATATCCACTTTCCGCGCTATTTGTATCAAAATGAACAAGACCGTTTGGATTTTCAGGCAGCGTTATTGGCACTCCTCAAGCAAGTACCTCTTAATACTAATATTCCCGAATTAATGCAGCATTGGCTTTACTTCTATGAACATTCTATTGGCTGCCTTGGAGTACTCAAAGACTGGCTCATCCGAACTGTGGCGGCGGCATTAGATGATAGGAACGAAGCTTTAACTTTAAAACAATTACACGAACATACCCTAACGCTAGCGCAGTGTGAACGCATGGCAATAGAAGCAACTGAGGGCGAGCAAAAACTTAGCTATATGGAGAGCCGCCGCGAACACTTATGGCATTTGCTACAAATAGGAATGGGTTCAACGGATGTACCGACTAGTGCAGTCCCTCCTGAAACTTCGTTCGTCGGTAGTGAAATCACTTCATCGAAAACAGAATCATCACCTAAAGCAAAGCGGACTCGGAAAAAGCCAAACGTACCTGCACCACAAGAATTTACGACCACAACAGCAAACGATATCCCCATAGAGCCAGCCCCAAAAAAGAAGCAGACTCGCAAGAAAACTACATCTACTCCTGATCTTGAAATTACTGAGATGCCACTTAGTAATTCCAGTAGTGACCAAAATTCGATAACCCAGGACACGCAACAGCAAACAGATAAGAGTCACCAGAAAAAGTCAGGCACACGGGTTGGACAACGCAAACCCAAGCGAGACACTGTTGGGCATGAGTCACAGTCACCTACATAA
- a CDS encoding zinc-dependent alcohol dehydrogenase, with protein sequence MKAVCWHGANDVRVETVPDPKILNPRDAILKVTSTTICGSDLHLYDGYIPTMQPGDILGHEFMGEVVEIGSEVKKLKKGDRVAVSSMIGCGQCFFCQKQMWSLCDNSNPNAWMQEKLFGFGTSGIYGYSHLFGGYAGGDAEYVRVPFADFGALKLPQDIPDEKLLPISDAFPTGYMAADLCNIQRGDIVAVWGCGPVGQFAMRSAYMLGAERVIGIDRVPHRLQLASDFAKAETINYEEVDAGEALKEMTGGRGPDACIDAVGMEAHGMGLEGFYDEAKQKVGLETDRPTVLRQVMLACRKGGTLSIMGVYAGFVDKMPMGAFMNKALTLKTGQMHGQKYMPRLLESIVAGEVDPSAVFTHRLPLAEAKQGFELFKHKKDGCVKVLLLP encoded by the coding sequence ATGAAAGCAGTTTGCTGGCACGGCGCTAACGATGTACGGGTAGAAACAGTGCCAGATCCAAAAATCCTCAACCCGCGCGATGCCATCCTCAAAGTTACATCAACAACCATCTGCGGTTCTGACTTGCACCTCTACGATGGCTATATCCCGACGATGCAACCAGGTGACATTCTCGGTCACGAGTTTATGGGAGAAGTCGTCGAAATTGGCAGTGAAGTCAAGAAACTGAAAAAGGGCGATCGCGTAGCTGTTTCTTCGATGATCGGCTGCGGTCAGTGTTTCTTCTGTCAAAAGCAGATGTGGTCGCTGTGCGATAACTCCAACCCCAACGCTTGGATGCAGGAGAAGTTGTTTGGCTTTGGTACGTCGGGTATCTATGGCTACTCACACTTGTTTGGTGGTTATGCTGGTGGCGACGCGGAATACGTGCGCGTGCCATTCGCTGATTTCGGCGCTCTCAAACTTCCCCAAGATATTCCCGATGAAAAACTGCTGCCGATCAGCGATGCCTTTCCCACAGGCTACATGGCAGCAGATTTATGTAATATTCAACGTGGAGATATCGTCGCAGTCTGGGGTTGTGGTCCGGTGGGACAATTCGCCATGCGTAGCGCCTATATGTTGGGTGCAGAGCGCGTGATTGGTATCGATCGAGTTCCCCACCGTCTGCAACTGGCGTCTGACTTCGCGAAAGCGGAAACGATCAACTATGAGGAAGTCGATGCGGGTGAAGCCCTGAAAGAAATGACAGGCGGGCGCGGTCCCGATGCTTGCATTGATGCAGTGGGAATGGAAGCACACGGTATGGGGCTGGAAGGATTCTACGATGAAGCGAAGCAGAAAGTCGGACTAGAAACCGATCGCCCTACCGTGCTGCGGCAAGTAATGCTTGCTTGTCGTAAAGGCGGCACCCTGTCAATCATGGGCGTTTACGCTGGCTTTGTAGACAAGATGCCGATGGGTGCTTTCATGAACAAAGCCTTGACGCTTAAAACCGGACAAATGCACGGGCAGAAGTATATGCCTCGGTTGCTGGAGAGCATTGTGGCGGGCGAAGTCGATCCATCTGCTGTATTCACACATCGCTTGCCCCTAGCAGAAGCCAAACAAGGCTTCGAGCTTTTCAAACACAAAAAAGACGGGTGCGTAAAAGTTCTCTTGCTGCCCTGA
- a CDS encoding zinc-dependent alcohol dehydrogenase, with protein MKALCWHGANDVRVDTVPDPKIINPRDAIVKITSTAICGSDLHLYDGYIPTMEKGDILGHEFMGEVVELGSAVKNVKIGDRVVVPFTISCGSCFFCQKDLWSLCDNSNPNGWIPEKLMGYSPSGLFGYSHMMGGYAGGQAEYARVPFADVGLFKIPDGLTDEQVLFLTDIFPTGYMAAENCDIQPGDTVAIWGCGPVGQFAIRSAYMLGAERVIAIDRVPERLQMAKDGKAEVLNYEEVDVGEALKDMTGGRGPDACMDAVGMEAHGTGPDAFFDQVKQAVRMETDRPTALRQVIVACRKGGTVSIPGVYGGFVDKIPMGAAMNKALTFKTGQTHVHRYLRPLLDRVQNGDIDPSFVITHRLPLEQAPHGYEIFKHKKDNCIKIVLKPGQAA; from the coding sequence ATGAAAGCACTTTGCTGGCACGGCGCTAACGATGTACGAGTTGATACAGTACCCGATCCAAAAATCATCAATCCGCGTGATGCGATTGTTAAAATCACGTCAACGGCGATTTGCGGTTCTGATTTACATCTTTATGACGGTTACATCCCCACGATGGAAAAGGGCGACATCCTTGGTCATGAATTTATGGGGGAAGTTGTTGAGCTAGGCAGTGCCGTCAAGAATGTGAAGATAGGCGATCGCGTTGTCGTCCCCTTTACCATTTCCTGCGGCTCCTGTTTCTTTTGTCAAAAAGATTTGTGGTCGCTGTGCGATAACTCCAACCCCAACGGCTGGATACCGGAAAAACTCATGGGTTATTCCCCATCTGGTCTTTTCGGCTACTCCCATATGATGGGTGGCTATGCTGGAGGTCAAGCTGAATATGCCCGCGTTCCCTTTGCCGATGTCGGTTTATTCAAGATTCCTGATGGACTAACAGACGAACAAGTCCTGTTTCTAACGGATATCTTCCCCACTGGCTATATGGCAGCGGAAAACTGCGATATCCAGCCAGGAGATACTGTAGCGATCTGGGGCTGCGGTCCAGTCGGACAGTTTGCCATTAGAAGTGCATATATGCTAGGTGCCGAGCGCGTCATTGCGATCGATCGAGTTCCCGAACGCCTACAGATGGCGAAAGATGGCAAGGCAGAAGTCCTTAACTATGAGGAAGTTGATGTTGGTGAAGCCCTCAAAGATATGACCGGTGGGCGCGGTCCAGATGCTTGCATGGATGCTGTGGGAATGGAAGCCCACGGTACGGGTCCTGATGCGTTTTTCGACCAGGTAAAGCAAGCCGTGCGTATGGAAACCGACCGACCCACTGCCCTAAGGCAAGTGATTGTTGCCTGTCGCAAAGGTGGCACTGTGTCAATTCCTGGTGTTTACGGCGGCTTTGTAGACAAGATACCGATGGGTGCTGCCATGAACAAAGCCTTAACATTTAAAACGGGACAAACGCACGTTCATCGTTACCTGCGCCCGTTACTTGATCGCGTCCAAAATGGCGATATCGACCCATCTTTTGTAATCACCCATCGTCTGCCGCTAGAGCAAGCACCGCACGGCTACGAAATTTTCAAGCACAAGAAAGACAACTGTATCAAGATCGTGCTCAAACCAGGTCAGGCTGCTTAA
- a CDS encoding type 1 glutamine amidotransferase domain-containing protein has product MTEELTNKKVAILVTDGFEQVEMAQPKQALESAGAQTHIISPKSDRVQGWNHFDKGDFFPVDVPLDRVNPADYDALLLPGGVANPDQLRTNAKAIEFIKSFFDADKPVAVICHGPWTLIEADVVRARRLTSWPSLKTDLQNAGAQWVDQEVAVDNNLVSSRKPDDIPAFNREMIELFSHAGQVRQIV; this is encoded by the coding sequence ATGACAGAAGAACTCACAAATAAGAAAGTTGCCATTCTGGTTACAGATGGCTTTGAACAAGTTGAAATGGCTCAACCCAAGCAAGCTCTTGAGTCAGCAGGCGCTCAAACCCACATCATTTCACCTAAGAGCGATCGCGTTCAGGGTTGGAACCATTTTGACAAAGGGGATTTTTTCCCGGTAGATGTCCCCCTCGATCGAGTAAATCCAGCCGACTATGATGCCCTCCTGCTTCCCGGTGGTGTTGCCAATCCAGATCAACTTCGGACTAATGCTAAGGCGATCGAGTTTATAAAGTCCTTCTTCGATGCTGACAAGCCGGTAGCGGTGATCTGCCACGGACCTTGGACTCTGATCGAGGCAGATGTGGTGCGCGCACGAAGGCTCACCTCGTGGCCGTCGCTCAAGACCGATCTCCAGAACGCAGGTGCCCAGTGGGTAGATCAGGAAGTTGCAGTTGATAACAACCTCGTGTCGAGCCGCAAGCCAGACGACATCCCAGCCTTCAACCGGGAAATGATCG